A genomic segment from Brevundimonas mediterranea encodes:
- a CDS encoding mechanosensitive ion channel family protein, whose protein sequence is MSNASPIAEAVAAGRQAVAVDTVMIAKITDMAGDFAINLTIAALIFAATVIAAKWSARLARNALSRVGAFRHDQTVLSFAVQVVRVVVFIIGMIAVLQRLGVQTTSIIAVLGAASLAVGLALQGTLSNVASGIMLLVLRPYRVGDVVDVGGMAGTVQRLDLFTTQLSNANNHKIVIPNSKVLSDPLTNLTGQQTRRIEINFGVGYGDDLNKARCVLADMAAAHEKVLDDPHPWTGVTGLLDSAVQVTLHAWVKVEDWWQTQADLMQGGKEALDAAGIEIPFPHQVAVPYGDEDVMPVVRVRTVEDGGHDVKVKTR, encoded by the coding sequence ATGTCGAATGCCTCCCCTATAGCCGAAGCCGTCGCCGCCGGGCGTCAGGCCGTGGCGGTCGATACCGTCATGATCGCCAAGATCACCGACATGGCCGGTGATTTCGCCATCAATCTGACGATCGCCGCCCTGATTTTTGCGGCGACGGTGATCGCGGCCAAATGGTCGGCCCGGCTGGCGCGCAACGCCCTGTCGCGGGTCGGCGCCTTCCGGCACGACCAGACCGTGCTGAGCTTCGCCGTTCAGGTCGTGCGGGTGGTGGTGTTCATCATCGGCATGATCGCCGTGCTGCAGCGGCTGGGGGTGCAGACCACCTCGATCATCGCGGTGCTGGGGGCGGCGTCGCTGGCCGTGGGCCTGGCCCTGCAGGGGACCCTGTCGAACGTGGCCTCGGGCATCATGCTGCTGGTGCTGAGACCCTATCGTGTCGGCGACGTGGTGGACGTCGGCGGCATGGCCGGCACGGTGCAGCGGCTGGACCTGTTCACGACCCAGTTGTCGAACGCCAACAACCACAAGATCGTCATTCCCAATTCCAAGGTTCTGAGCGATCCCCTGACCAATCTGACCGGTCAGCAGACGCGGCGGATCGAGATCAATTTCGGCGTGGGCTATGGCGACGACCTGAACAAGGCGCGTTGCGTCCTGGCCGACATGGCGGCGGCGCACGAGAAGGTGCTGGACGACCCGCATCCGTGGACCGGGGTGACGGGACTGCTGGACAGTGCGGTGCAGGTGACCCTGCACGCCTGGGTCAAGGTCGAGGACTGGTGGCAGACCCAGGCCGATCTGATGCAGGGCGGCAAGGAGGCGCTGGACGCCGCCGGGATCGAAATTCCCTTCCCGCATCAGGTCGCCGTGCCCTATGGCGATGAAGATGTCATGCCGGTCGTCCGTGTACGGACGGTAGAAGACGGCGGGCATGACGTGAAGGTGAAGACGCGCTGA
- a CDS encoding threonine aldolase family protein encodes MRYDFGSDNTAGMAPSAVEGLARANAGYARSYGSDEITARAADQIRQRLDADAEIRFVFSGTAANAIALSMLAFPFEAVLAHNAAHVCTDETGAPGFFGQGVGLIGLPGFSGRIDPLALKAQLAEPEVGHRQPPAALSLTQATEYGAVYTEEELRHLIEPVKARGYGVHMDGARLANAVAAGFDLKDIPRLGVDVLVFGGAKAGANCVEALVLFDKSLARRLDNRLKQAGQVASKARLLAGPMLGLLESGDWESGGAHANLMAKRLAAGVATRSPYVLAHPVEANTMFVRMPAEAHQRLNALGWACYRFDDGSVRFVCSWATQAEAVDELIEAIAGLN; translated from the coding sequence ATGCGATACGATTTCGGATCCGACAACACCGCCGGCATGGCGCCGAGCGCCGTCGAAGGTCTGGCGCGGGCCAACGCCGGATACGCCCGGTCCTATGGTTCAGACGAGATCACGGCGCGGGCCGCCGATCAGATCCGCCAACGGCTGGACGCCGACGCCGAGATCCGGTTCGTCTTCAGCGGCACGGCGGCCAACGCCATCGCCCTGTCGATGCTGGCCTTTCCGTTCGAGGCGGTGCTGGCGCACAACGCCGCCCATGTCTGCACCGACGAGACGGGGGCGCCGGGCTTCTTCGGCCAGGGCGTCGGCCTGATCGGCCTGCCGGGGTTTTCGGGGCGGATCGATCCGCTGGCGCTGAAGGCGCAACTGGCCGAGCCCGAGGTCGGCCATCGCCAGCCGCCGGCGGCCCTGTCCCTGACCCAGGCGACCGAGTACGGCGCGGTCTATACCGAGGAAGAACTGCGCCATCTGATCGAGCCGGTGAAGGCCAGGGGATACGGCGTTCATATGGACGGGGCGCGTCTGGCCAACGCCGTCGCGGCCGGGTTCGACCTGAAGGATATTCCGCGCCTGGGCGTGGATGTGCTGGTGTTCGGCGGGGCCAAGGCAGGGGCGAACTGCGTCGAGGCCCTGGTCCTGTTCGACAAGAGCCTGGCGCGGCGGCTGGACAACCGGCTGAAACAGGCGGGGCAGGTGGCGTCCAAGGCGCGGCTGCTGGCCGGGCCGATGCTGGGCCTGCTGGAAAGCGGCGACTGGGAATCGGGCGGCGCCCACGCCAATCTGATGGCGAAACGGCTGGCGGCGGGGGTGGCGACCCGCTCGCCCTATGTCCTGGCCCATCCGGTCGAGGCCAATACGATGTTCGTGCGAATGCCGGCCGAGGCGCACCAGAGGCTGAACGCCCTGGGCTGGGCCTGTTATCGGTTCGACGACGGATCGGTGCGGTTCGTCTGTTCCTGGGCGACCCAGGCAGAGGCCGTGGACGAACTGATCGAGGCGATCGCGGGCCTGAACTGA
- a CDS encoding response regulator, whose amino-acid sequence MVVDDSPFSLTLTAGALAGFGIRPAFTVGRGAEARRILQEKPVDLLLVDTDMPDIDGFELVRWLRRSGPNPNAFTPVIMTASHIRRGRVTEARDCGANFVVTKPFSAAMLLERILWVARDSRPFLEVGDYLGPDRRFRHDDYDGEERRADMIRKKTMEFA is encoded by the coding sequence ATGGTCGTCGATGATTCGCCCTTCTCCCTGACCCTGACGGCGGGCGCCCTGGCCGGTTTCGGCATTCGCCCCGCCTTCACGGTCGGCAGAGGCGCCGAGGCGCGCCGCATTCTTCAGGAGAAGCCGGTCGATCTGCTGTTGGTCGATACCGACATGCCGGACATCGACGGTTTCGAACTGGTGCGCTGGCTGCGTCGGTCAGGGCCCAACCCCAACGCCTTCACGCCCGTGATCATGACCGCCAGCCATATTCGGCGCGGACGCGTCACCGAAGCGCGCGACTGCGGCGCCAATTTCGTCGTCACCAAGCCGTTCAGCGCCGCCATGCTGCTGGAGCGCATCCTGTGGGTCGCGCGCGACAGCCGGCCCTTCCTCGAGGTCGGGGACTATCTGGGACCGGATCGCCGGTTCCGGCACGACGACTATGACGGCGAAGAACGGCGGGCCGACATGATCCGCAAGAAGACCATGGAGTTCGCATGA
- a CDS encoding ABCB family ABC transporter ATP-binding protein/permease gives MQEKTEGPPTLQALADLVRLVGRSGAPQLRVRLVSAVGLTLAGKALGVLAPLMLGAAVNRLAAGQGAAVAVGWGFAAFAVGWAIVRFLSSVAPQVSDVVFAPVRSAAQRKTAAEVFAHALSLSLDFHQTKRSGALSRTMDRGSRAVDFLLRILAFNLVPTGVELALAAAVLGGKYDWRFAAVAVAVVVVYTIATFALSNWRLEHRRVMNAADSEAAGVSVDALLNYETVKSFGAESRAAQTYDRALGDYAQASLKANSSLALLNGIQALIMNLGLGVMAVMAGFEAAAGRMGPGDVTAAVLIMISLYAPLNILGFAYREIRQSFIDMEEMLKVTRLTPQVADAADAVPLPRPVDARGASVEFQQVGYRHDARTSGLEDVSFVAAPGTTTALVGPSGAGKSTIVKLALRLLDPQEGRVLIDGHDARTVTQASLRAAVALVPQDVALFNDSLYANIAFARPDADAAQVWAAAAAAELSDFIQGLPDGMETRVGERGLKLSGGERQRVGIARALLADPCILILDEATSALDSRTEAAIQKTLRRVSQGRTTLVVAHRLSTVADADQILVLKAGRIVERGAHHELVARLGGEYAALWRKQTRAGKAAQAGD, from the coding sequence ATGCAGGAAAAGACAGAGGGTCCCCCGACGCTGCAGGCGTTGGCGGACCTGGTGCGGCTGGTGGGCCGGTCGGGCGCGCCGCAGCTGCGGGTGCGGCTGGTCTCGGCCGTCGGTCTGACGCTGGCGGGCAAGGCGCTGGGGGTGCTGGCGCCCCTGATGCTGGGTGCGGCGGTCAATCGGCTGGCGGCGGGGCAGGGGGCGGCCGTGGCGGTCGGCTGGGGTTTTGCAGCCTTCGCCGTGGGCTGGGCCATAGTGCGCTTCCTGTCGTCGGTGGCGCCCCAGGTGTCGGACGTGGTGTTCGCCCCGGTCCGGTCCGCGGCGCAGAGAAAGACGGCGGCCGAGGTGTTCGCCCATGCGCTGAGCCTGTCGCTGGATTTCCACCAGACCAAACGCTCGGGCGCCCTGTCGCGGACCATGGATCGCGGCTCGCGGGCGGTGGATTTCCTGTTGCGCATCCTGGCCTTCAACCTGGTTCCGACCGGGGTGGAGCTAGCGCTGGCGGCGGCGGTGCTGGGCGGCAAGTACGACTGGCGGTTCGCGGCGGTCGCGGTGGCGGTGGTGGTGGTCTACACGATCGCGACCTTCGCCCTGTCCAACTGGCGGCTGGAACATCGCCGGGTCATGAACGCCGCCGATTCAGAGGCGGCCGGCGTCTCGGTCGACGCCCTGCTGAACTATGAGACGGTCAAGTCGTTCGGGGCCGAGAGCCGGGCGGCCCAGACCTATGACCGGGCCCTGGGCGACTACGCCCAGGCGTCGCTGAAGGCCAACAGTTCGCTGGCCCTGCTGAACGGCATCCAGGCCCTGATCATGAACCTGGGTCTGGGCGTCATGGCGGTGATGGCCGGGTTCGAGGCGGCCGCCGGGCGGATGGGGCCAGGGGATGTGACGGCGGCGGTGCTGATCATGATCTCGCTGTATGCGCCGCTGAACATCCTGGGCTTCGCCTATCGGGAAATCCGCCAGTCCTTCATCGACATGGAGGAGATGCTGAAGGTGACGCGGCTGACGCCCCAGGTGGCGGATGCGGCCGACGCCGTCCCTTTGCCGCGACCGGTCGATGCGCGCGGGGCCTCGGTGGAGTTCCAGCAGGTCGGCTATCGCCACGACGCCCGGACCAGCGGGCTGGAGGACGTCAGCTTCGTCGCCGCGCCGGGCACGACCACGGCCCTGGTGGGGCCGTCGGGAGCGGGCAAGTCCACCATCGTCAAACTGGCGCTGCGGCTGCTGGATCCGCAGGAGGGGCGGGTCCTGATCGACGGGCATGACGCGCGGACGGTGACCCAGGCCTCGTTGCGGGCGGCGGTGGCCCTGGTGCCGCAGGACGTGGCCCTGTTCAACGACAGCCTCTACGCCAATATCGCCTTCGCCCGGCCGGACGCCGATGCGGCCCAGGTATGGGCGGCGGCGGCGGCGGCGGAACTGTCCGACTTCATCCAGGGTCTGCCCGACGGGATGGAGACCCGGGTCGGGGAGCGGGGGCTGAAACTGTCGGGCGGAGAACGCCAGAGGGTGGGCATCGCCCGCGCCCTGCTGGCCGATCCCTGCATCCTGATCCTGGACGAGGCGACCAGCGCCCTGGACAGCCGCACCGAGGCGGCGATCCAGAAGACCCTGCGCCGGGTCAGCCAGGGGCGGACCACCCTGGTGGTGGCGCACCGGCTGTCGACCGTGGCCGACGCCGATCAGATCCTGGTGCTGAAGGCCGGGCGGATCGTCGAGCGGGGCGCGCACCATGAGCTGGTGGCGCGGCTGGGCGGGGAATACGCCGCCCTGTGGCGCAAGCAGACACGGGCGGGCAAGGCGGCTCAGGCCGGGGACTGA
- a CDS encoding GNAT family N-acetyltransferase produces the protein MRIVPVPLEDRFVRLEPFEDGLKDEVRAALNCDPEAWAAMVGSAQGAHFDGWWDSALTAMRSGTRIAYAVRRRLDGAVVGTTSLYEINPAYRRCEIGSTFYRPEARGGAINPACKRLLLGHAFDAGAVRVEIITDAVNARSRAAILKLGARAEGVLRKHKITWTGRARDTAMFAVIDEDWPEVRDGLDRRLAALA, from the coding sequence ATGCGGATCGTCCCGGTCCCGCTAGAGGATCGGTTCGTGCGGCTGGAGCCGTTCGAGGACGGTCTGAAAGACGAGGTTCGTGCGGCGCTGAACTGCGATCCCGAGGCCTGGGCCGCCATGGTCGGCTCGGCCCAGGGCGCGCATTTCGACGGCTGGTGGGACAGCGCCCTGACGGCCATGCGGTCCGGGACGCGGATCGCCTATGCCGTGCGGCGGCGTTTGGACGGGGCGGTGGTCGGCACGACCAGCCTGTACGAGATCAACCCGGCCTATCGTCGCTGCGAGATCGGCTCGACCTTCTATCGGCCTGAGGCGCGGGGCGGGGCGATCAATCCGGCCTGCAAACGGCTGTTGCTGGGCCATGCGTTCGATGCAGGCGCCGTGCGGGTCGAGATCATCACCGACGCCGTCAACGCCCGAAGCCGGGCGGCGATCCTCAAACTGGGCGCCAGGGCCGAGGGCGTGCTGAGGAAGCACAAGATCACTTGGACAGGGCGTGCGCGTGACACTGCGATGTTCGCCGTGATCGACGAAGACTGGCCCGAGGTGCGGGACGGGCTGGATCGAAGGCTGGCGGCGCTGGCCTAA
- a CDS encoding tyrosine recombinase codes for MTPQIEAFLEMMAVERDASPHTLSAYGRDLADAEAALAEAGGLMQADQEALEVWFADLSRRGLSAATAARRRSSARQFYRFALAEGWRTDDPSRRLDAPKQGRPLPKLLSRDEIDRLLAAAAARDAAGGLRLVALVEMAYASGLRVSELLGLKVDAVRRDPAYLIVRGKGGKERLAPLNTAAREAIKAWLTARDARLKGKDGRKPEAPDSPWLFPSSGRTGHLTPRRFAQLLDEAAPVAGIDPARVSPHVLRHAFATHLLEGGADLRVVQTLLGHADIATTQIYTHVATDRLAQVVQQNHPLARDD; via the coding sequence ATGACGCCCCAGATCGAGGCCTTTCTGGAGATGATGGCGGTCGAACGCGACGCCTCGCCCCACACCCTGTCCGCCTACGGCCGCGACCTGGCGGACGCCGAGGCCGCCCTGGCCGAGGCCGGCGGCCTGATGCAGGCCGACCAGGAAGCGCTTGAGGTCTGGTTCGCCGACCTGTCGCGGCGCGGCCTGTCGGCCGCCACCGCCGCCCGACGTCGTTCCTCGGCGCGCCAGTTCTACCGGTTCGCCCTGGCCGAGGGCTGGCGCACGGACGATCCGTCGCGCCGCCTGGACGCGCCCAAGCAAGGCCGCCCCCTGCCCAAACTGCTCAGCCGCGACGAGATCGACCGCCTGCTGGCCGCCGCCGCCGCGCGCGACGCCGCAGGAGGGCTGCGCCTGGTCGCCCTGGTCGAGATGGCCTACGCCTCGGGGCTGCGGGTCTCGGAGCTGCTGGGGCTCAAGGTCGATGCGGTGCGTCGCGACCCCGCCTATCTGATCGTGCGCGGCAAGGGCGGCAAGGAACGGCTCGCGCCCTTGAACACCGCCGCCCGCGAGGCGATCAAGGCCTGGCTGACCGCGCGCGACGCCAGGCTCAAGGGCAAAGATGGGCGAAAGCCCGAGGCGCCCGACAGTCCCTGGCTGTTTCCCTCGTCCGGCCGCACCGGCCATCTGACGCCGCGCCGGTTCGCCCAGCTGCTGGACGAGGCGGCGCCGGTCGCCGGCATCGACCCCGCCCGCGTCAGCCCCCACGTCCTGCGCCACGCCTTCGCCACCCACCTGCTGGAAGGCGGCGCCGACCTGCGCGTCGTCCAAACCCTGCTCGGCCACGCCGACATCGCCACGACCCAGATCTACACCCACGTCGCCACCGACCGCCTGGCCCAGGTCGTCCAGCAAAACCACCCCTTGGCGCGGGATGATTGA
- a CDS encoding acetyl-CoA carboxylase carboxyltransferase subunit alpha has protein sequence MATHYLDFEKPIADLEAKIEELSALSETSGGFDAEVAGLRKKAEQLRKKTYAGLDPWMKTQVARHPQRPHFIDYVESLFTDWNELHGDRKFGDDQAILGGLARFRGRPVVIMGQEKGHDTATRITHNFGMARPEGYRKAVRLMDLAEQFGLPVLSFIDTAGAYPGLGAEERGQAEAIARSTERCLTLGVPSIATIAGEGGSGGAIAIAAASRVLMLEHSIYSVISPEGAAGILWRDGARARDAAMAMKITGPDLLALKIVDRLIDEPVGGAHTDRAAAMANVGDVLAEELKAFEGLSPQQIRKQRADRFYAIGAL, from the coding sequence ATGGCCACGCACTATCTCGACTTCGAAAAGCCGATCGCCGATCTGGAAGCCAAGATCGAGGAACTGTCGGCCCTGTCCGAGACCTCCGGCGGTTTCGACGCCGAGGTCGCGGGCCTGCGCAAGAAGGCGGAACAGCTGCGCAAGAAGACCTACGCCGGTCTCGATCCCTGGATGAAGACCCAGGTGGCGCGCCATCCGCAGCGGCCGCATTTCATCGACTATGTCGAGAGCCTGTTCACCGACTGGAACGAGCTGCACGGCGACCGCAAGTTCGGCGACGACCAGGCCATACTGGGCGGCCTGGCCCGGTTCCGCGGTCGGCCCGTCGTCATCATGGGCCAGGAAAAGGGCCACGACACCGCCACCCGCATCACCCACAATTTCGGCATGGCCCGGCCCGAAGGCTATCGCAAGGCCGTGCGCCTGATGGACTTGGCCGAACAGTTCGGCCTGCCGGTGCTCAGCTTCATCGACACCGCCGGCGCCTATCCGGGCCTGGGCGCCGAGGAGCGCGGCCAGGCCGAGGCCATCGCCCGTTCGACCGAACGCTGCCTGACCCTGGGCGTCCCCTCCATCGCCACCATCGCGGGCGAAGGCGGCTCGGGCGGGGCCATCGCCATCGCCGCCGCCAGCCGCGTGCTGATGCTGGAACATTCGATCTATTCGGTCATCTCGCCCGAAGGCGCGGCCGGCATCCTGTGGCGCGACGGCGCCCGGGCGCGCGACGCGGCCATGGCCATGAAGATCACCGGCCCGGACCTGCTGGCGCTCAAGATCGTGGACCGGCTGATCGATGAACCCGTCGGCGGCGCCCACACCGACCGCGCCGCCGCCATGGCCAACGTCGGCGACGTCCTGGCCGAGGAGCTGAAGGCCTTCGAAGGCCTGTCGCCCCAGCAGATCCGCAAACAGCGCGCCGACCGCTTCTACGCCATCGGGGCGCTTTGA
- a CDS encoding shikimate kinase has product MRRRANPGPSRTIALVGLMGVGKSSVGRRLANRLKLPFADGDVEIESAAGMTVSEIFAALGEEEFRAGEARVIRRLLEGPPIVLATGGGAMMNAETRALLKERADTVWLRADLAVIAERVARRDTRPLLRGKDPLAVLTTLAEARYPIYGEADVTVDVGQGSHGQAVDAIHKNLRRHWRHRRRAETRR; this is encoded by the coding sequence ATGAGGCGGCGCGCGAATCCGGGCCCGAGCCGCACCATAGCCCTGGTCGGGCTGATGGGGGTGGGCAAATCGTCGGTGGGGCGGCGGCTGGCCAACCGGCTGAAACTGCCCTTCGCCGACGGCGACGTGGAGATCGAATCGGCGGCCGGGATGACGGTGTCCGAAATTTTCGCCGCCCTGGGCGAGGAGGAATTCCGCGCGGGCGAGGCGCGGGTGATCCGTCGCCTGCTGGAAGGGCCGCCCATTGTCCTGGCCACCGGCGGCGGGGCGATGATGAATGCGGAAACCCGCGCCCTGCTGAAGGAACGGGCCGACACGGTCTGGCTGAGGGCCGATCTGGCGGTGATCGCCGAACGGGTGGCGCGGCGCGACACCCGGCCGCTGTTGCGGGGCAAGGATCCGCTGGCGGTGCTGACGACCTTGGCCGAAGCCCGCTATCCGATCTATGGCGAGGCGGATGTGACCGTGGACGTGGGCCAGGGCTCGCACGGCCAGGCGGTGGACGCCATTCACAAGAACCTGCGCCGGCACTGGCGCCACAGACGGCGCGCGGAGACGAGGCGATGA
- the aroB gene encoding 3-dehydroquinate synthase translates to MTIIPVSGGAFAAYEVVVGRGLLAQAGERIAPLARGRTVIVTDETVAAIHAAALTASLSAAGVKSEIVAVPAGEASKSFAELERVLDRLLEIGLDRKDVVVALGGGVVGDLAGLAAALYMRGVDFVQIPTTLLAQVDSSVGGKTAIDTPRGKNLVGAFHQPRLVLADIDVLATLPARQVKSGWAEVLKHGLICDAGFFDWLAGEGSAGAEGDPAALERAVIRSVEIKSAVVGEDEKEAGRRALLNLGHTFGHAVETEVGFDEDALAHGEAVALGCCMAFRYSAREGLCSAEDVARVEAVVAAAGLPTRLDQAGVFGADRLLALMAGDKKAEGGALTLILARGIGQAFVSKGMDADKVRAFLIEEGATA, encoded by the coding sequence ATGACGATCATTCCGGTCAGCGGCGGGGCCTTTGCGGCCTATGAGGTCGTGGTGGGGCGTGGGCTGCTGGCCCAGGCGGGCGAACGGATCGCACCCCTGGCCAGGGGACGGACCGTCATCGTCACCGACGAGACCGTTGCGGCGATCCACGCCGCGGCCCTGACCGCGTCCCTGTCGGCGGCGGGCGTCAAGAGCGAGATCGTGGCCGTGCCGGCGGGCGAGGCCTCCAAGTCCTTCGCCGAGCTGGAGCGGGTGCTGGACCGGCTGCTGGAGATCGGGCTGGACCGCAAGGACGTGGTCGTCGCCCTGGGCGGCGGGGTCGTGGGCGATCTGGCCGGTCTGGCGGCGGCGCTGTACATGCGGGGCGTCGACTTCGTGCAGATTCCGACCACCCTGCTGGCCCAGGTCGATTCGTCGGTCGGCGGCAAGACGGCGATCGACACGCCGCGCGGCAAGAACCTGGTCGGCGCCTTTCATCAGCCGCGTCTGGTGCTGGCCGACATCGACGTTCTGGCGACCCTGCCGGCGCGGCAGGTGAAGTCCGGCTGGGCCGAGGTGCTGAAGCACGGGCTGATCTGCGACGCGGGCTTCTTCGACTGGCTGGCGGGCGAAGGGTCGGCGGGCGCCGAGGGCGATCCGGCGGCGCTGGAACGGGCCGTGATCCGCTCGGTCGAGATCAAGAGCGCCGTGGTTGGCGAGGACGAGAAGGAGGCCGGGCGTCGCGCCCTGCTGAACCTGGGCCACACCTTCGGTCATGCGGTCGAGACGGAAGTGGGGTTTGACGAAGACGCCCTGGCCCATGGCGAGGCGGTGGCTTTGGGCTGCTGCATGGCCTTCCGGTATTCGGCGCGCGAGGGCCTGTGTTCGGCCGAGGATGTGGCGCGGGTCGAGGCGGTGGTCGCGGCGGCGGGCCTGCCGACGCGTCTGGATCAGGCGGGCGTGTTCGGCGCCGACCGGCTGCTGGCCCTGATGGCCGGCGACAAGAAGGCCGAAGGCGGGGCCCTGACCCTGATCCTGGCGCGCGGGATCGGCCAGGCCTTCGTGTCCAAAGGCATGGACGCGGACAAGGTGCGCGCCTTCCTGATCGAGGAAGGTGCGACGGCGTGA
- a CDS encoding DUF1902 domain-containing protein, whose translation MAEDFYVKAIWDPEAEVWFSDSNIVGLVIQTATLTEFEVLARHFAAELLAENMNVIGDTLIRFEAAAHFTVAALPFPLPAGEGLSARERSDRSCAKG comes from the coding sequence ATGGCCGAGGATTTCTACGTCAAGGCGATCTGGGATCCCGAGGCCGAAGTCTGGTTCAGCGACTCCAACATCGTTGGCCTCGTGATCCAAACCGCGACGCTGACCGAGTTCGAAGTGCTGGCCCGGCATTTCGCCGCAGAGCTTCTGGCCGAGAATATGAACGTTATCGGCGACACCCTCATTAGGTTCGAGGCTGCAGCACATTTCACAGTCGCGGCTCTTCCCTTCCCTCTCCCAGCGGGAGAGGGCTTGAGCGCCCGAGAGCGCAGCGATCGGTCTTGCGCGAAAGGGTGA
- the ettA gene encoding energy-dependent translational throttle protein EttA produces the protein MAQQYIFQMQGLTKTFPGGRKIFENIWLSFYNDAKIGVVGVNGSGKSTLLKIMAGLDNEFTGEARAADGIKRGYLEQEPQLDPALNVRENVEAWCEEKQWVNRFNAVAAELGENYTDELMEEMTALQEKIDAGDVWDIDSRIEMAMGALRCPPDDWEVANLSGGEKRRVALARLLLSKPDMLLLDEPTNHLDAESVAWLQHHLENFPGCVILVTHDRYFLDLVTKWTLELDRGKGHPHEGNYSSWLEAKTKRVIQEQSESEARQRALTRELEWVRSGAKARQAKSKARLAAYERMVDEQESMRGAQTHAHIQIPPGPRLGNVVLEVEGLAKTYGDKTLFDNLTFKLPPNGIVGVIGPNGAGKSTMFKLITGQETPDGGTIKVGETVKLAYVDQSRDDLKPDETIWQAISGGTDVMMVGKREINTRAYVGSFNFKGGDQQKKVGQLSGGERNRVHLAKTLASGGNLILLDEPTNDLDIETLQNLEEALEEFAGCAVVISHDRWFLDRLATHILAFEGDGHVEWFEGNFEAYEQDKMRRLGADSIIPKRIQHQKFGR, from the coding sequence ATGGCGCAGCAATATATTTTCCAGATGCAGGGTCTGACCAAGACCTTCCCCGGCGGCCGCAAGATCTTCGAGAACATCTGGCTCAGCTTCTACAACGACGCCAAGATCGGCGTCGTCGGCGTCAACGGCTCGGGTAAATCCACCCTGCTGAAGATCATGGCCGGCCTGGACAACGAGTTCACCGGCGAGGCCCGCGCCGCCGACGGCATCAAACGCGGCTATCTGGAGCAGGAGCCCCAGCTCGACCCCGCCCTGAACGTGCGCGAGAACGTCGAGGCCTGGTGCGAAGAGAAGCAGTGGGTCAACCGGTTCAACGCCGTCGCCGCCGAACTGGGCGAGAACTACACCGACGAGCTGATGGAGGAGATGACCGCCCTCCAGGAGAAGATCGACGCCGGCGACGTCTGGGACATCGACAGCCGTATCGAAATGGCCATGGGCGCCCTGCGCTGCCCGCCCGACGACTGGGAGGTCGCCAACCTGTCCGGCGGTGAGAAGCGCCGCGTGGCCCTGGCCCGCCTGCTGCTGTCCAAGCCCGACATGCTGCTGCTCGACGAACCGACCAACCACCTGGACGCCGAATCCGTCGCCTGGCTGCAGCACCACCTGGAAAACTTCCCCGGCTGCGTCATCCTGGTGACCCACGACCGCTACTTCCTGGACCTCGTCACCAAGTGGACGCTGGAGCTGGACCGCGGCAAGGGCCACCCGCACGAGGGCAACTATTCCTCGTGGCTGGAAGCCAAGACCAAGCGCGTCATTCAGGAACAGTCCGAATCCGAAGCCCGCCAGCGCGCCCTCACCCGCGAACTGGAATGGGTCCGTTCCGGCGCCAAGGCCCGTCAGGCCAAGTCCAAGGCCCGTCTGGCCGCCTATGAGCGGATGGTCGACGAGCAGGAATCGATGCGCGGCGCCCAGACCCACGCCCACATCCAGATCCCGCCCGGGCCGCGCCTGGGCAATGTCGTGCTGGAAGTCGAAGGCCTAGCCAAGACCTATGGCGACAAGACCCTGTTCGACAACCTGACCTTCAAGCTTCCGCCCAACGGCATCGTCGGCGTCATCGGCCCCAACGGCGCCGGCAAGTCGACCATGTTCAAGCTGATCACCGGTCAGGAAACCCCCGACGGCGGCACGATCAAGGTCGGCGAGACGGTCAAGCTGGCCTATGTCGACCAGTCGCGCGACGACCTGAAACCGGACGAGACCATCTGGCAGGCCATCTCCGGCGGCACCGATGTGATGATGGTCGGCAAGCGCGAGATCAACACCCGCGCCTATGTCGGCAGCTTCAACTTCAAGGGCGGCGACCAGCAGAAGAAGGTCGGCCAGCTGTCGGGCGGTGAGCGCAACCGCGTCCACCTGGCCAAGACCCTGGCCTCGGGCGGCAATCTGATCCTGCTCGACGAACCGACCAACGACCTGGACATCGAAACCCTGCAGAACCTCGAAGAGGCACTGGAAGAGTTCGCCGGCTGCGCCGTGGTCATCTCCCACGACCGCTGGTTCCTGGACCGTCTGGCCACCCACATCCTCGCCTTCGAAGGCGACGGCCACGTCGAATGGTTCGAGGGGAACTTCGAAGCCTACGAACAGGACAAGATGCGCCGCCTGGGCGCCGACAGCATCATCCCCAAACGTATCCAGCACCAGAAGTTCGGGCGCTGA